A stretch of the Chelonoidis abingdonii isolate Lonesome George chromosome 11, CheloAbing_2.0, whole genome shotgun sequence genome encodes the following:
- the DUS3L gene encoding tRNA-dihydrouridine(47) synthase [NAD(P)(+)]-like isoform X2, with protein sequence MEAAAAGVAPIRAQYLTSKEQFHAYLKAERESRNQENNQDDGEEDPSSNDQTEPPAKQMKLDGGDQVRKQGSQEEVLKEEEKKPQERKRARGQNKSRPCMKPKHYEKDRLCQSVIQECAEKCYFGSQCRFLHDVGEYMAVKPSDLGDSCILFKTFGKCIYGVTCRFARAHLGEDYRNIINEDLVKQWEGKPLVRNSLSKELQQRLRKKKVCFDKSSEYLSHLGKPSSTGNAGNKATGNSTEEEGMTNCTAAKGNAEGLDVLPPGEEAPECLIVSEKGEASESMVLQSSCLANASKDSTLKTIGTVTDEDVIKLRLCEKKRLDIQGKLYLAPLTTCGNLPFRRICKRFGADVTCGEMAVCTNLLQGQSSEWALLKRHYTEDLFGVQLEGAFPDTMTRCAELLNQTIEMDFVDINVGCPIDLVYKKGGGCALMNRSNKFEQIVRGMNSVLDVPLTVKIRTGVQEKVNLAHKVIPNIGKWGASMVTLHGRSREQRYTKVADWEYIAECAKLASPMPLFDPHCSVCGGREARGAGGGNGRREGTYQRKEKRRRIIQERGSGPALTKEMEISCPTKMLIEPCRLEFQEL encoded by the exons ATGGAGGCGGCAGCGGCCGGCGTGGCGCCCATCAGAGCCCA GTATCTCACCTCGAAAGAACAGTTCCATGCTTATCTCAAAGCAGAAAGGGAATCCAGGAATCAGGAAAACAATCAAGATGATGGGGAGGAAGATCCTAGTAGCAATGACCAGACAGAACCTCCAGCAAAACAGATGAAGCTAGATGGTGGTGATCAAGTTAGGAAGCAAGGAAGCCAAGAGGAAGTTttaaaagaggaggagaagaaacccCAGGAACGGAAGAGAGCCAGAGGCCAGAATAAGAGTCGGCCATGTATGAAGCCAAAGCACTATGAAAAGGATAGGCTGTGCCAATCAGTAATCCAG GAATGTGCAGAGAAGTGCTACTTTGGCTCACAGTGCCGCTTCCTGCATGATGTTGGGGAGTACATGGCTGTGAAGCCCTCAGACCTCGGGGATAGCTGCATACTCTTCAAGACCTTCGGAAAGTGCATTTATGGAGTCACATGCCGCTTTGCTAGGGCACACCTGGGGGAGGACTACAGGAATATCATTAATGAGGACCTTGTAAAGCAGTGGGAAGGGAAACCACTGGTGAGAAACAGCCTCAGCAAAGAGCTCCAGCAGCGTCTGCGCAAGAAAAAAGTTTGCTTTGACAAATCCAGTGAGTACCTTAGTCACTTGGGCAAGCCCAGCAGCACAGGCAATGCAGGAAACAAGGCAACAGGCAACTCAACAGAGGAGGAAGGGATGACAAACTGCACAGCAGCCAAAGGGAATGCAGAGGGCCTGGATGTCCTGCCTCCCGGAGAGGAGGCACCAGAATGTCTCATAGTGTCAGAGAAGGGAGAAGCTTCTGAATCAATGGTCCTGCAGAGTTCCTGCCTAGCGAATGCATCAAAGGATTCCACTCTCAAAACAATAGGCACAGTGACAGATGAAGATGTTATTAAACTGCGACTGTGTGAGAAAAAAAGA TTGGATATCCAAGGCAAACTCTACCTGGCTCCCTTAACAACG TGTGGTAACCTTCCTTTCCGGAGAATATGTAAGCGTTTTGGAGCAGATGTCACCTGTGGAGAAATGGCTGTGTGCACAAACTTGCTCCAAGGCCAGTCCTCTGAATGGGCTCTCTTGAAGCGGCACTACACAGAAGATCTCTTTGGAGTGCAG CTGGAGGGAGCATTTCCAGACACTATGACCAGATGTGCAGAGCTTCTGAACCAAACCATTGAGATGGATTTTGTAGACATCAACGTTGGATGCCCAATAGATCTGGTGTATAAGAAG GGAGGTGGATGTGCCTTAATGAACCGTTCCAACAAGTTTGAACAGATTGTCAGAGGAATGAATTCG GTTCTGGATGTTCCTCTGACAGTGAAGATAAGGACTGGTGTGCAAGAAAAAGTCAACCTAGCTCATAAAGTAATCCCCAACATCGGGAAGTGGGGAGCTTCCATGGTCACG CTTCATGGCCGATCTAGAGAACAGCGTTACACAAAGGTTGCAGACTGGGAGTACATAGCAGAGTGTGCTAAATTAGCCAGCCCAATGCCTCTATTTG ACCCTCACTGCTCAGTCTGTGGAGGAAGAGAAgccagaggggcaggaggaggcaatGGCAGAAGAGAGGGAACGTaccagaggaaggagaagaggaggaggatcatCCAGGAACGAGGTTCAGGCCCAGCACTGACTAAG GAAATGGAGATATCTTGTCCTACGAAGATGCTAATCGAGCCATGCAGACTGGAGTTTCAGGAATTATGA
- the DUS3L gene encoding tRNA-dihydrouridine(47) synthase [NAD(P)(+)]-like isoform X1, with product MEAAAAGVAPIRAQYLTSKEQFHAYLKAERESRNQENNQDDGEEDPSSNDQTEPPAKQMKLDGGDQVRKQGSQEEVLKEEEKKPQERKRARGQNKSRPCMKPKHYEKDRLCQSVIQECAEKCYFGSQCRFLHDVGEYMAVKPSDLGDSCILFKTFGKCIYGVTCRFARAHLGEDYRNIINEDLVKQWEGKPLVRNSLSKELQQRLRKKKVCFDKSSEYLSHLGKPSSTGNAGNKATGNSTEEEGMTNCTAAKGNAEGLDVLPPGEEAPECLIVSEKGEASESMVLQSSCLANASKDSTLKTIGTVTDEDVIKLRLCEKKRLDIQGKLYLAPLTTCGNLPFRRICKRFGADVTCGEMAVCTNLLQGQSSEWALLKRHYTEDLFGVQLEGAFPDTMTRCAELLNQTIEMDFVDINVGCPIDLVYKKGGGCALMNRSNKFEQIVRGMNSVLDVPLTVKIRTGVQEKVNLAHKVIPNIGKWGASMVTLHGRSREQRYTKVADWEYIAECAKLASPMPLFGNGDILSYEDANRAMQTGVSGIMIARGALIKPWIFTEVKEQRHWDISSNERFDILKDFTNYGLEHWGSDTQGVEKTRKFMLEWLSFLCRYIPAGLLEYLPQKINERPPYYMGRDYLETLMASQNVDDWIKISEMLLGPVPTNFTFLPKHKANSYR from the exons ATGGAGGCGGCAGCGGCCGGCGTGGCGCCCATCAGAGCCCA GTATCTCACCTCGAAAGAACAGTTCCATGCTTATCTCAAAGCAGAAAGGGAATCCAGGAATCAGGAAAACAATCAAGATGATGGGGAGGAAGATCCTAGTAGCAATGACCAGACAGAACCTCCAGCAAAACAGATGAAGCTAGATGGTGGTGATCAAGTTAGGAAGCAAGGAAGCCAAGAGGAAGTTttaaaagaggaggagaagaaacccCAGGAACGGAAGAGAGCCAGAGGCCAGAATAAGAGTCGGCCATGTATGAAGCCAAAGCACTATGAAAAGGATAGGCTGTGCCAATCAGTAATCCAG GAATGTGCAGAGAAGTGCTACTTTGGCTCACAGTGCCGCTTCCTGCATGATGTTGGGGAGTACATGGCTGTGAAGCCCTCAGACCTCGGGGATAGCTGCATACTCTTCAAGACCTTCGGAAAGTGCATTTATGGAGTCACATGCCGCTTTGCTAGGGCACACCTGGGGGAGGACTACAGGAATATCATTAATGAGGACCTTGTAAAGCAGTGGGAAGGGAAACCACTGGTGAGAAACAGCCTCAGCAAAGAGCTCCAGCAGCGTCTGCGCAAGAAAAAAGTTTGCTTTGACAAATCCAGTGAGTACCTTAGTCACTTGGGCAAGCCCAGCAGCACAGGCAATGCAGGAAACAAGGCAACAGGCAACTCAACAGAGGAGGAAGGGATGACAAACTGCACAGCAGCCAAAGGGAATGCAGAGGGCCTGGATGTCCTGCCTCCCGGAGAGGAGGCACCAGAATGTCTCATAGTGTCAGAGAAGGGAGAAGCTTCTGAATCAATGGTCCTGCAGAGTTCCTGCCTAGCGAATGCATCAAAGGATTCCACTCTCAAAACAATAGGCACAGTGACAGATGAAGATGTTATTAAACTGCGACTGTGTGAGAAAAAAAGA TTGGATATCCAAGGCAAACTCTACCTGGCTCCCTTAACAACG TGTGGTAACCTTCCTTTCCGGAGAATATGTAAGCGTTTTGGAGCAGATGTCACCTGTGGAGAAATGGCTGTGTGCACAAACTTGCTCCAAGGCCAGTCCTCTGAATGGGCTCTCTTGAAGCGGCACTACACAGAAGATCTCTTTGGAGTGCAG CTGGAGGGAGCATTTCCAGACACTATGACCAGATGTGCAGAGCTTCTGAACCAAACCATTGAGATGGATTTTGTAGACATCAACGTTGGATGCCCAATAGATCTGGTGTATAAGAAG GGAGGTGGATGTGCCTTAATGAACCGTTCCAACAAGTTTGAACAGATTGTCAGAGGAATGAATTCG GTTCTGGATGTTCCTCTGACAGTGAAGATAAGGACTGGTGTGCAAGAAAAAGTCAACCTAGCTCATAAAGTAATCCCCAACATCGGGAAGTGGGGAGCTTCCATGGTCACG CTTCATGGCCGATCTAGAGAACAGCGTTACACAAAGGTTGCAGACTGGGAGTACATAGCAGAGTGTGCTAAATTAGCCAGCCCAATGCCTCTATTTG GAAATGGAGATATCTTGTCCTACGAAGATGCTAATCGAGCCATGCAGACTGGAGTTTCAGGAATTATGATTGCAAG AGGGGCATTGATCAAACCTTGGATTTTCACTGAAGTTAAAGAACAGCGACACTGGGACATCTCTTCCAATGAAAGATTTGATATTCTCAAAGACTTCACCAATTATGGCCTCGAACACTGGGGTTCAGATACCCAGGGGGTGGAGAAAACCAGGAAGTTCATGCTGGAATGGCTGTCATTTTTGTGCAG GTATATTCCAGCTGGCTTATTGGAGTACCTACCTCAGAAAATCAATGAGCGGCCTCCATACTACATGGGGAGAGACTATCTGGAGACCTTAATGGCAAGCCAAAATGTGGACGACTGGATTAAAATAAG TGAGATGCTTTTGGGGCCTGTACCTACAAACTTTACCTTCCTGCCTAAACACAAGGCAAATTCTTACCGATAG